The Desmodus rotundus isolate HL8 chromosome 3, HLdesRot8A.1, whole genome shotgun sequence genome includes a region encoding these proteins:
- the BTBD8 gene encoding BTB/POZ domain-containing protein 8 isoform X3 codes for MLNDKNAAFLLMESDRLIISLPRVKWTETALTMASQLQEECIAFIIENFPKIVQSENFALFLQSQAMSSTADLLDKILKAIEENITTENSCSLLMALDVLLNSDSTKEMGFTCKIQALRDKLWIFLVQSFYAVRHTEGWKLMSTDHQQKIQAAAFDKGDNRRLGKKPIFSSSQQRRQVSDSGVIKSKSLRENNKKECWNCPSTNQKMKSDGLGASGHSSSTNRNTIHKTSKHDDLKEKDHTKTVSKITKELKSGGKSVSGKPKAIIKPKTENNDNAKSANMSSRQVVERSATAAANGHKNTLNGKGVRNQGQVTGARPKVLTGNLNVQARAKPLKTGKDSPCLSMTERSSRSTNSSMEFLVSTESLDEPKENGSTEEKPSGHKLSFCESPGQTVKNSVESIKSSTVAVKSQPVSKVTNGTSNKKSIHEQETNINNSVLKKVTNKGYSDPVPQAILKKRGHDSVCATAQQRTKNAPSNLAKTQGCQGESPNSVKSLRQSDGNVTKLDHSATEKQTPKRKIVKQGPLPKLMQNTTLPKVNAKMVAIPKNLNQSKKGETLNNKDSKHKMVPGQVILKTQSSPQRPFSETSVVQKINNNSSVTEQKPHEPLINLTAEIIGMEAFQSSCTPGPQKPLNNQEKEKLVLECQNISKLDKSIKHELESRQICSEKSETKLSSCNERDYCSPAQLYCHTDGSENIDPDFYSTTAIKSMISNPNENLLNSNPVCDLDSTNAEQMHSVSDKEKHVQRKDMNKKSSIECVKDVPCVPERTTDTLHTIQVDGKLKFRVEQIIPSQLPDDSAMNEDKYATADSDSSSKCFLEQISGKNSPKDMEATEIPEKNTEAPFTSDWNLSTSVLHQRDSPESDTGSATTSSDDIKPRSEDYDAGGSQDDDGSNDRGISKCGTMLCHDFLGRSSSDTSTPEELKIYDSNLRIEVKMKKQSSNDLFQVNSTSDDEIPRKRPEIWSRSTIVHPREKENILRGSVQFAQEVDQVSSSADETEDERSEAENVAENFSMSNSAPQHFQGIINLAFEDATENESHEFSASKKFKRSVLLSVDECEELGSDEGEVHTPFLPSIDSLSPSDVFDGFSQEHPGRACYSRNSQGNEGSILGCKQDKGNNICKNEGFLLGLSSIGPSRKDKQSASVTEKKYTIDVLPKEGRQLLTENKKVNDGSTVDNDFQQHSKLSDGDIKSQERPCHLELHQREPNSDIPKNNSTKSLDSYQSQLLPQGGQVKESHSTATEKANIALSAGDIDDCDTLAQTYMYDHRPSKTLSPIYEMDVTEAFEQKMESETHITDMDLEDDQHFAKQDWTLLKQLLSEQDSNLNIINSVPEDLNLAQYLINQTLLLARDSSKPQGKAHVDTLNRWSELTSPLDSSASITMASFSSEDCSPQGEWTILELETQH; via the exons aatgATAAGAATGCTGCTTTTCTTCTGATGGAAAGTGACAGGCTAATCATCAGTTTACCCAGAGTGAAGTGGACAGAAACAGCACTGACTATGGCATCTCAGCTACAAGAAGAATGTATTGCATTTATTATAGAAAACTTCCCCAAGATCGTTCAAAGTGaaaattttgctctttttttacaG TCACAAGCAATGAGCAGCACAGCTGATCTGttggacaaaattttaaaagcaattgaaGAAAACATTACCACTGAGAATAGTTGCTCTCTTCTTATGGCTCTGGACGTGTTACTGAACTCTGACAGTACAAAAGAAATG GGTTTTACGTGCAAGATCCAGGCTCTGCGTGATAAGCTCTGGATCTTCCTGGTTCAGTCTTTCTATGCTGTTCGTCACACAGAAGGCTGGAAGCTGATGAGTACAGATCATCAACAGAAAATCCAAGCAG CTGCATTTGACAAAGGTGATAATCGAAGACTTGGTAAAAAGCCTATATTCAGTAGCTCTCag caAAGGAGACAAGTTTCTGACTCTGGTGTTATAAAAAGCAAATCTTTGAGAGAAAATAACAAGAAAGAGTGTTGGAATTGTCCCTCTACTAATCAAAAGATGAAATCCGATGGATTGGGAGCATCTGGACATTCATCAAGTACTAATAGAAATACTATACATAAAACTTCGAAGCATGATGACTTAAAAGAAAAGGATCATACAAAAACAGTATCTAAGAttacaaaagaattgaaatctgGGGGGAAAAGTGTTTCTGGAAAGCCCAAAGCAATAATAAaacccaaaacagaaaacaatgataATGCAAAGTCAGCAAACATGTCATCTAGACAAGTTGTGGAAAGATCAGCAACAGCAGCCGCAAATGGACACAAAAACACATTAAATGGAAAGGGAGTGAGAAATCAAGGACAAGTTACAGGTGCCAGACCCAAGGTACTCACTGGAAACTTAAATGTGCAAGCCAGAGCAAAGCCTTTGAAGACAGGAAAAGATTCTCCATGCCTTAGCATGACAGAACGCTCCAGCAGATCTACTAATTCAAGTATGGAATTCTTGGTTTCCACCGAAAGTCTGGATGAACCAAAAGAAAATGGATCAACAGAAGAGAAGCCATCTGGTCATAAACTGTCCTTTTGTGAATCTCCAGGACAGACAGTGAAAAACAGTGTAGAAAGTATCAAATCTTCCACTGTAG CTGTAAAATCTCAACCTGTTTCAAAAGTTACCAATGGAACTTCCAATAAAAAAAGCATTCATGAACaagaaactaatataaataaCAG TGTGCTAAAGAAGGTCACTAACAAAGGATATAGTGATCCAGTACCACaggcaattttaaagaaaagaggacATGACAGTGTGTGTGCTACAGCTCAGCAGAGGACAAAGAATGCCCCATCTAATCTTGCTAAAACTCAAG gaTGCCAAGGAGAGTCACCAAATTCAGTAAAATCTTTAAGGCAGTCTGATGGAAATGTGACAAAGTTGGACCACAGTGCAACAGAAAAGCAAACACCTAAGAGAAAAATTGTCAAGCAAGGGCCTTTGCCTAAATTAATGCAAAACACAACTTTGCCTAAAGTTAATGCAAAAATGGTGGCAATACCTAAAAACCTAAATCAATCTAAGAAAGGTgaaactttaaataataaagattcAAAACACAAAATGGTTCCTGGACAGGTCATATTGAAGACTCAATCTTCTCCTCAAAGACCTTTTAGTGAAACATCTGTTGTCcaaaaaattaacaacaatagCAGTGTTACTGAACAGAAGCCTCATGAACCTCTAATTAACCTCACAGCTGAAATCATTGGTATGGAAGCATTCCAGTCATCATGCACACCTGGCCCACAAAAGCCATTAAacaatcaagaaaaagagaaattggtATTAGAAtgccaaaatatttcaaaactggataaatcaataaaacatgaaTTGGAATCAAGACAGATTTGTTCAGAAAAAAGTGAAACGAAATTGTCCAGTTGCAACGAAAGAGATTACTGCAGCCCAGCTCAACTATACTGTCATACTGATGGAAGTGAAAATATAGATCCAGACTTTTATAGCACCACTGCCATAAAATCCATGATTTCAAATCCAAATGAAAACCTCTTGAACTCTAATCCAGTTTGTGATTTGGACTCAACAAATGCAGAGCAAATGCATTCAGTATCAGATAAGGAGAAGCACGTACAGAGAAAAGACATGAACAAAAAATCAAGCATTGAATGTGTGAAAGATGTACCTTGTGTTCCTGAAAGGACAACGGATACCTTACATACTATTCAAGTTGATGGAAAACTTAAATTTCGTGTAGAACAGATAATTCCTAGTCAGTTACCTGATGACTCTGCCATGAATGAAGACAAATATGCTACAGCAGATTCAGATAGTTCCTCCAAGTGTTTTTTAGAacaaatatcaggaaaaaattctcctaaagatatggaagcaacagAAATTCCAGAGAAAAATACAGAAGCTCCATTCACAAGTGACTGGAATTTGAGTACCAGTGTCCTGCATCAGAGAGACAGTCCTGAATCTGACACTGGCAGTGCCACCACATCCTCTGATGACATAAAGCCCAGGTCTGAAGACTATGATGCTGGAGGGTCTCAGGATGATGATGGGTCAAATGACAGGGGTATTTCTAAATGTGGCACTATGCTGTGCCATGATTTTCTTGGAAGAAGTAGCAGTGATACCAGTACTcctgaagaattaaaaatatatgacagCAACTTAAGAAttgaagtgaaaatgaaaaagcaaagtaGTAATGATCTTTTCCAAGTTAATTCGACAAGTGATGATGAGATTCCTAGAAAAAGGCCAGAAATTTGGTCTCGATCTACAATAGTCCAccctagggaaaaagaaaatattctacgAGGCAGTGTCCAGTTTGCTCAGGAAGTAGATCAAGTTTCTTCCTCAGCAGATGAAACAGAAGATGAAAGATCTGAAGCTGAAAATGTTGCAGAAAATTTCTCTATGTCTAATTCAGCTCCTCAGCATTTTCAGGGGATAATTAATTTAGCTTTTGAAGATGCAACTGAAAATGAAAGTCATGAGTTTTCTgcaagtaaaaaatttaaaaggtcaGTTTTACTTTCAGTAGATGAATGTGAAGAACTGGGATCTGATGAAGGGGAAGTCCATACTCCCTTTCTGCCTTCTATAGATTCTCTTTCACCTTCTGATGTTTTTGATGGCTTTTCTCAGGAACATCCTGGAAGGGCCTGCTATTCCAGAAACTCACAAGGAAATGAAGGTAGTATTTTAGGATGTAAACAAGATAAAGGGAACAATATATGTAAAAACGAAGGCTTTCTCTTAGGTCTTAGTAGCATTGGCCCTtcaagaaaagataaacagagtGCGTCCGTCACAGAAAAAAAGTATACTATTGATGTCCTGCCCAAAGAAGGCAGACAGCTTCTTAcggaaaataaaaaagtaaacgaTGGAAGCACTGTAGATAATGACTTTCAGCAACACAGCAAACTCTCAGATGGTGATATAAAATCTCAAGAAAGACCATGTCATTTGGAGCTTCATCAAAGAGAACCCAATTCTGACATACCAAAGAACAACTCTACAAAATCTCTGGACTCCTATCAGAGTCAGCTTCTGCCTCAGGGAGGTCAAGTGAAAGAGAGCCATTCTACAGCTACCGAAAAAGCTAATATTGCTTTATCTGCAG GAGACATAGATGATTGTGATACACTGGCACAAACCTACATGTATGACCATCGGCCTTCAAAAACCCTCTCTCCAATATATGAGATGGATGTAACAGAAGCATTTGAGCAGAAAATGGAATCAGAAACACATATCACAGACATGGATTTAGAAGATGATCAACACTTTGCAAAACAAGATTGGACATTATTAAAGCAACTGCTCTCTGAACAGGATTCAaacttaaatattataaattctgTTCCTGAAGACTTAAATTTAGCACAGTATCTAATCAATCAGACACTACTTTTAGCACGAGACAGCTCAAAACCTCAGGGTAAAGCACATGTTGACACTTTGAACAGATGGAGTGAACTAACCTCTCCACTTGATTCCTCTGCAAGCATCACCATGGCTAGTTTTTCCTCTGAAGATTGTTCACCCCAAGGGGAATGGACAATTCTGGAACTGGAAACTCAGCATTAA